The Paracoccaceae bacterium Fryx2 DNA segment CATGGCGGCGGGGTTCGACAGCACCTCCCACAGGTCGGGGTCGATCTTCATCTTGGTGGCGTGGCCGGTCACCGTCCAGCGGTGGTCGTGGCGTTCGACGGTGACGCGGCCGCCGTAGGCCATTGCGGTCTCAAGGCACTGGATCAGCAGGAACACCAGCTTGACCTCGCGCCGGGGCAGGTCGGCCGGGCTTTGCCAGTCGATCACCAGCCGGCTGCCGCGCGTCAGGTCCGACAGGATCGCCTTGACCTCGGGGCTGCCGATGCGCTGGTCGGCGCTGGCCGACCCGAAGGCGACGCGGAAAAACCGGATGCGGGCTTTGGCATTGGCGACGCTTTCCGAGATCAGGGCGATTTCGGGGCCGCGGGTCGAGCCGTCCATCATCAGCAGTTCCACCCCATTGCCGATCGCCCCGATCGGGCTGATAAGGTCATGGCAGATGCGCGAGCCGAGCAGGGCGGTCAGATCGGGTTTTTCGGGCATGGATGCGATCCTTTGACGTGCTGCGGAACGGGGGCTTGCGTCCGGGGCGAGGCCCCGCCGCGGTGGCGGAGGGCAGGGCGCGGTGCAGGGTCTTGCGAGCAGGGACTGGGGGACATGGGATGAACGCGCTACTGGAACCGGGCAATCTGGTGCTGCACCCCGAAAGGCCGGACTGGGGGCTGGGGCAGGTGCAATCGAACATCGGCGATCGGGTTACCGTCACTTTCGAACATGCAGGCAAGGTCGTGATCGAGGGACGAAGGGTGGTGTTGCAGCGCGTTTACGATACAGACGCCCAGTATATTACGCCGCAGAAAGATAATTCAACCCGAGATTGAGGGAGTCGCGCGGCCGGTCTGGAAGCCTTTCGTCGCAGTCCGGCCCGCGCCGGGCGAAAAGGTTGCAATCGCGGGGGCCTGCCCCTAGAGCTTCGACAGGGTCTGGCGGCACCCGCGCGGGAAACCGGGCGGGGCAGGATGCGGGGGCGGCGCGCGTGACATGGGGCATCGGGACCGGGGACCGGGCATGATTGCGGACGATCCGCATTTTGTCCTGCGTCTGGCGCGGGATGCGCGCGACCTGCGCGCGGCGCAACGGCTGCGCTACGAGGTGTTCATCGCGGAACTGGGCGGCGAAGGCGATCTGGTCGACCATCAGGCGCGGCTGGAGATCGACGCCTTCGATCCGTTGTTCGACCATCTGCTGCTGATCGACACGAGGCGCGATGCCGCGGCGCTGGAGGATGTGGTGGGGGTTTACCGGCTGCTGTCGAGCGATCAGGTCGGGGCGGTGGGGCAATATTACTCGGAAGGCGAGTATGACCTCGGCCCGCTGAAGGCCACGGGTCGGCGGCTGCTGGAGCTTGGCCGGTCTTGCGTGCACCGCGACCATCGCGGCGGCACGGCGATGCTGCACCTGTGGAACGCGCTGGCCGAGCATGTGCTGGAACACCGGATCGAGATCCTGTTCGGCACGGCGAGCTTTCACGGCACCGATGCGGCGGCGCTGGCGCAGCCGCTGTCCTGGCTGCACCATCACCATCTGGCACCCGAGGCCTTGCGGGTGCAGGCGCGGCCCGCGCACCGGCTGGACATGGATCTGGTGCCGAAGGACCGGCTTGACCGCCGCGCCGCCATGCTGGGGACACCCGCGCTGATCAAGGCCTATCTGCGGCTGGGCGGATTTGTCGGCGAGGGGGCCTGGGTGGACGATGCCTTCAACACCACCGACGTGCTGCTGCTGATGGACACGGCGCGGATGTCGGCCAAGCACCGCGGTTTCTATGTCCGCAAGCAGGGCCGTGCGGAATGAGCGACTGGTTGCAGGAACCGCCCGCCCCGCCGCGCCCGGCGCTGGGCGGCTGGCTGCGGGTGCTGGGGCGCGGCGCGGTGCTGGGGGCGGTGGTCTATGGCGGGCTGGCCCTCTTGCTGCTGGTGCGGCTGGTCGAGCGGCCGCTTTGCGGCATGGGGCGGCCGGTGACGCCGTGGATCACGCAAGCCGTGTGCCGCGCGGCGCTGGTCATCCTGGGCCTGCGGTTCACGGTGCGCGGGCGGCCGATGGCGGAAAAAGGTGCGGTGGTGGCCAACCATGGCTCGTGGCTTGACATCTTCGTGCTGAACGCCTGCCAGCGGATCTATTTCGTGTCGAAATCCGAGGTCGCCGCCTGGCCCGGAATCGGCTGGCTGGCGCGGGCGACCGGGACGGTGTTCATCACCCGCAAGGGCAACGAGGCGAAGGCGCAGCAGCGCCTTTTCGAGGACCGGCTGCGGTCGGGCCACCGCATCCTGTTCTTTCCCGAAGGCACCAGCACCGACGCGCTGCGCGTGCTGCCGTTCAAGTCGACGCTGTTTGCCGCGTTCTTCACGCACGGTCTGGAACGCGTGCTGCACCTTCAGCCGGTGACGGTGACCTACCGCGCCCCGGACGGCGAAGACCCGCGGTTCTATGGCTGGTGGGGAAAGATGGACTACGCCGGCCACCTGCTGAAGGTGCTGGCGGCCCGGCGGCAGGGCAGTGTCGAGGTTACCTTCCACCCGCCGGTGCCGGTCGATGCCTTTTTCGACCGCAAGAGCCTGTCGGCGCATTGCGAGCGGGTGATCCGGGCGAGCCACCCCTATCCGGGCTGATGCTTTCTTCTGTTTGAAAATATCCCCGCCGGAGGCTCTGGCGGAGGGGCCGGGTGCCTCCGGCGGGGATATTTGAGAACAGAAGAAAGGGTGACGGTCAGTCGAGCGGGGCCAGCAGGGTGCGCAGGGCGGCCAGGGCGTCGGCCTCGCGCCAGATCTCGGTGCCGAGGCCGAAGAAGTCGGTGACCGGGCCGAGGGTGGCCACGAGGTCGGCGGTCAGCGCGCCTTCGGCGACCACGGGAACCTCGATCATCTCGGACCACCAGGCGAAGAGGTCGGCGTCGGCGCGGCTGCCGTCGCCGAGCGGGGTTTCCCCCACCGGGCCGAAGGCGACGTAGTCGGCCCCGGCTTCGGCGGCGCTGATGCCGTCGTGGCGCGTGGTGCCGCAGAAGGCGCCGATGATCGCCTCGGTGCCGAGATCCTTGCGCACCTTGCGGATCGACCGGCCGCCGTCGGTCAGGTGGACGCCGTCCAGCCCCAGCCGTTCGACCAGCAGCACGTGGCGTTCGATCACCAGCGCCACGTCGCGGGCGTGGGTGACCATGCGCAGCGCGTCGGCGGCGCGGGCGAGGCGGTCCTCGTCGGCGGTGGCGAGGGCGAGGCGCACGCAGGCGACATCGGCACCGTCGAGCACGGCTGCGAGTCGGTCGGGAAACACCTCCAGATCGAAATCCGGGGGGGTGATGAGGTAGATCTGCGGGCGCTCGGTCTCGGCCATGGTGTCCTCTTGCGGCGGGTCGGCCTCTCGTAGCGCAGATCGGGGGGCTTGGCTACTTGGGCGGCGGGAAATCGGCTGTGGCTTGTCGGGGTGGGCGGCTTGTCAGTGCGGCGGCTTGTCAGGAAGGCGGGGGGCGGGTATCAGGCCGGGATGCCCCAGCCCGAGCCCGACATGATCCCGCCCGTCTTCATCCTGGTGCGCCCGCAGATGGGCGAGAACATCGGCGCGGCCGCGCGTGCCATGCTGAACTTCGGGCTGGAGCGGATGCGGGTGGTGGCGCCGCGCGACGGCTGGCCCAGCCCGAAGGCGGCGGCGATGGCCAGCGGGGCGGGGCGGCTGCTGGATCATGCCGGGCTGTTCGACGATGTGCAGGGGGCGATTGCCGATTGCGACTATGTCTTTGCCACCACGGCGCGGGGGCGCGAGCTGACCAAGCCCCTGATGACGCCGGAGCGCGCGATGGAACATGCGCGCGCGCTGACGGCGGCGGGCAAGCGGGTCGGCGTGCTGTTCGGGCCGGAACGCGCCGGGCTGGAGAATGACGACGTGGTGCTGGCCAATGCCATCGTCACCGTGCCGGTCAACCCCGATTTCGCCTCGATCAACCTCGGGCAATGCGTGCTGCTGCTGGCCTATGAATGGCGGCGGCAGACCGAGGTCGTGCCGCCCGAGGTGATGCAGATGGCCCGCACCGATTTTGCCAGCGGCATCGAGATCGAGAAGCTGGGCGACCATTTCGAGCAGCGGCTGGAGGCGGCGGGCTTCTTCTTCCCGCCCGACAAGGTGGCGGGGATGCGGCTGGCGCTGCGCAACATGTGGTCGCGGCTGAACCTGACGCGGGCCGACGTGCAGACCTTCCACGGCATGCTGCGCCAGATCGCCCGGCATCTGGAACGGGATTGACGGGAGGGAGGGTGGAGGGCGATGACGGCACGGTGTGAGCGTCCG contains these protein-coding regions:
- a CDS encoding GNAT family N-acyltransferase, producing the protein MIADDPHFVLRLARDARDLRAAQRLRYEVFIAELGGEGDLVDHQARLEIDAFDPLFDHLLLIDTRRDAAALEDVVGVYRLLSSDQVGAVGQYYSEGEYDLGPLKATGRRLLELGRSCVHRDHRGGTAMLHLWNALAEHVLEHRIEILFGTASFHGTDAAALAQPLSWLHHHHLAPEALRVQARPAHRLDMDLVPKDRLDRRAAMLGTPALIKAYLRLGGFVGEGAWVDDAFNTTDVLLLMDTARMSAKHRGFYVRKQGRAE
- a CDS encoding thiamine phosphate synthase, with protein sequence MAETERPQIYLITPPDFDLEVFPDRLAAVLDGADVACVRLALATADEDRLARAADALRMVTHARDVALVIERHVLLVERLGLDGVHLTDGGRSIRKVRKDLGTEAIIGAFCGTTRHDGISAAEAGADYVAFGPVGETPLGDGSRADADLFAWWSEMIEVPVVAEGALTADLVATLGPVTDFFGLGTEIWREADALAALRTLLAPLD
- a CDS encoding histidine phosphotransferase family protein translates to MPEKPDLTALLGSRICHDLISPIGAIGNGVELLMMDGSTRGPEIALISESVANAKARIRFFRVAFGSASADQRIGSPEVKAILSDLTRGSRLVIDWQSPADLPRREVKLVFLLIQCLETAMAYGGRVTVERHDHRWTVTGHATKMKIDPDLWEVLSNPAAMVTVSAAQVHFALIPEELTRQHRRLIAEIRDTEIRLSV
- a CDS encoding lysophospholipid acyltransferase family protein: MSDWLQEPPAPPRPALGGWLRVLGRGAVLGAVVYGGLALLLLVRLVERPLCGMGRPVTPWITQAVCRAALVILGLRFTVRGRPMAEKGAVVANHGSWLDIFVLNACQRIYFVSKSEVAAWPGIGWLARATGTVFITRKGNEAKAQQRLFEDRLRSGHRILFFPEGTSTDALRVLPFKSTLFAAFFTHGLERVLHLQPVTVTYRAPDGEDPRFYGWWGKMDYAGHLLKVLAARRQGSVEVTFHPPVPVDAFFDRKSLSAHCERVIRASHPYPG
- a CDS encoding RNA methyltransferase; the protein is MPQPEPDMIPPVFILVRPQMGENIGAAARAMLNFGLERMRVVAPRDGWPSPKAAAMASGAGRLLDHAGLFDDVQGAIADCDYVFATTARGRELTKPLMTPERAMEHARALTAAGKRVGVLFGPERAGLENDDVVLANAIVTVPVNPDFASINLGQCVLLLAYEWRRQTEVVPPEVMQMARTDFASGIEIEKLGDHFEQRLEAAGFFFPPDKVAGMRLALRNMWSRLNLTRADVQTFHGMLRQIARHLERD
- a CDS encoding DUF3553 domain-containing protein yields the protein MNALLEPGNLVLHPERPDWGLGQVQSNIGDRVTVTFEHAGKVVIEGRRVVLQRVYDTDAQYITPQKDNSTRD